The Sorangiineae bacterium MSr11367 genome window below encodes:
- a CDS encoding protein kinase: MIDPAMVRTETLISRSTIRPRGGPTPTFLEPEDVVDGRYHVEKLLGIGGTSRVWLALDAVEGQRVALKEIEVFPSFNRDGVQESALMFRREFFAMKRLRHPSTPKVYDCGVLPSGNRYITMESFEGVDVNARVRERPLDSSEAFDLLMRIAQVLAFIHARLFVHCDIKADNIRMLPTGDIKLMDFGLMHQLGIPTGGRLWGTAAYIAPEWLVGSAIDGRADLYSLGVLGFFAVTGQYPFHGTNVTELLRAHRDQEPPAPSSIVPSIDPHLERILLRLLDKDPGQRFLTANALMVALAEANDRVSFEEPLGSRASYLHVPTVVGRKHESARLVDALQGAARGEARAVFIAAPAGTGKSRLLSELELHAQLSDVTVALGQCHAEGLAPLTPLKQALRLLVPITPAEILARVREPLAPLLTPEYASTEGFARAPAEAKLIVFEALSLWLTELAKVRRFVLSFEDLHWADDATIEHLNVIVHALHGTRGLVCGTLRSDEISRLSPLYRTVFAGAAEILNLRPLSHEHLRELVSLALPGFDVPTAFIDNLHTATRGNVFFATECLRALVEQGALSRPGGQWHAHADLGTIALPNSIGEVIRLRLSTLSQVQLEFLRRTAPAGRVLDMTLLRATVELSEEKLFLSLEEAVERQFLQYAGGTYHFTHDTIHETIYAATPALERRVHHGRIAEYLDLMGGSTPEGARAVGYHFARSLEPARAIKPLLFASQHLLANSGMLEGYRILIEAEALLEKHTHYPNRIALQVPAWGKLIEVGYNCNTPASFHFAGKLFAYWESTLDLEAGGEIVRMQMRTEPKRVLREILVHANMSAEEAFLKRSEYRILQCLALAVMGRKAEFQKALDLAGSENGKDSPLRAGAFITKGGLTVHTGHFVGIVEEMLEYLTVLRAFRAEKAVAPERLLWALGIGSYFLNLNLGLMGRALDPRSTSDGMEIATDFGIPEIRIYHLFSLVVRASFIGDASQFEPYHAEMNDWMRRVGSPPLPERNLAIYTPVYYLERRETELAAAIVQRGAQISENVMPGDEWLKLYVAVYRGCLLVLRKEYDAAREALSKAITAAHARDFRMETLAWIYMSRLERMQDHSDAAREAAERALARATGPERANPFDEILARRALAAVLPGAAGDRELEAARDLADASDNVLQHGIALLSLAERRASGHRAGACALLALAQKHFTAAGATVWLGKASRLRDSWR, from the coding sequence GTGATCGATCCCGCCATGGTGCGCACCGAGACGCTGATCTCGCGCAGCACGATACGCCCTCGAGGTGGCCCGACCCCCACGTTCCTGGAGCCGGAGGACGTCGTGGACGGTCGGTACCACGTCGAAAAGCTCCTGGGGATCGGCGGAACCTCTCGAGTCTGGCTCGCCCTCGATGCCGTGGAAGGGCAGCGCGTTGCGCTCAAGGAAATCGAGGTGTTTCCAAGTTTCAACCGCGACGGCGTCCAGGAGAGCGCGCTGATGTTTCGCCGCGAATTCTTCGCGATGAAGAGGCTGCGGCACCCCTCGACACCCAAAGTCTACGACTGCGGTGTCCTCCCATCGGGCAATCGGTACATCACGATGGAGAGTTTCGAAGGGGTCGACGTCAACGCCCGCGTGCGCGAGCGGCCTCTCGATTCCAGCGAAGCGTTCGATCTGCTGATGCGGATTGCGCAGGTCCTCGCGTTCATCCACGCGCGGCTCTTCGTGCACTGCGATATCAAGGCCGACAATATTCGCATGCTCCCGACCGGCGACATCAAATTGATGGACTTCGGCCTGATGCACCAACTCGGAATCCCCACCGGGGGACGCCTCTGGGGAACGGCCGCGTACATCGCCCCCGAGTGGCTGGTCGGAAGTGCCATCGATGGCCGGGCTGATCTTTACTCCCTCGGCGTGCTCGGGTTCTTCGCGGTCACCGGGCAGTACCCCTTCCATGGGACGAATGTCACCGAGCTCCTGCGCGCGCACCGGGACCAGGAGCCGCCTGCACCGTCCTCGATCGTGCCGTCGATCGATCCGCACTTGGAACGGATTCTCCTGCGTCTGCTGGACAAAGATCCTGGGCAACGATTTCTCACGGCGAATGCGCTGATGGTCGCCCTCGCCGAGGCCAACGACCGGGTGTCGTTCGAGGAGCCGCTCGGCTCCCGTGCAAGCTATCTCCATGTGCCCACCGTCGTCGGGCGCAAGCACGAGTCCGCACGCTTGGTCGATGCGTTGCAGGGGGCCGCACGGGGTGAGGCCCGTGCGGTGTTCATTGCCGCCCCCGCAGGCACGGGCAAGTCGCGCCTCTTGTCCGAGCTCGAGCTTCACGCCCAGCTTTCCGATGTGACGGTCGCCCTCGGGCAATGCCACGCCGAAGGCCTCGCCCCGCTGACCCCGTTGAAGCAAGCCTTGCGGCTGCTGGTGCCGATCACGCCGGCGGAGATCCTCGCGCGCGTTCGCGAGCCGCTTGCACCGCTGCTCACGCCCGAATACGCGAGCACCGAAGGCTTCGCGCGGGCGCCGGCCGAGGCGAAGCTGATCGTGTTCGAAGCGCTTTCTCTGTGGCTCACCGAGTTGGCCAAGGTGCGGCGCTTCGTCCTTTCCTTCGAGGATCTGCATTGGGCCGACGATGCCACGATCGAACATTTGAACGTCATCGTTCACGCACTCCACGGCACGCGCGGGCTGGTGTGCGGGACCCTTCGGTCCGACGAGATAAGCCGCCTGTCACCGCTCTATCGCACGGTTTTCGCGGGCGCTGCCGAGATCTTGAACCTCCGTCCCCTGTCGCACGAGCACCTGCGCGAATTGGTCTCGTTGGCCCTGCCCGGCTTCGACGTCCCCACGGCGTTCATCGACAATCTGCACACCGCGACCCGCGGAAATGTCTTCTTCGCCACCGAGTGCTTGCGCGCACTGGTCGAGCAAGGTGCACTGAGCCGGCCCGGGGGCCAATGGCACGCCCATGCCGATCTGGGCACCATTGCGCTGCCGAATAGCATCGGGGAAGTGATTCGCCTGCGTCTTTCGACCCTGTCGCAGGTCCAACTCGAGTTTCTGCGGCGAACCGCGCCCGCGGGGCGTGTGCTCGATATGACGCTTCTGCGCGCAACCGTGGAGCTGAGTGAAGAAAAGCTCTTTCTCTCTTTGGAGGAGGCGGTGGAGCGTCAGTTTCTGCAATACGCAGGCGGGACGTACCACTTTACGCACGACACGATCCACGAGACGATTTACGCCGCCACGCCGGCGCTCGAGCGCCGCGTGCACCACGGGCGGATTGCCGAGTACCTCGATCTCATGGGGGGCAGCACCCCGGAAGGCGCCCGCGCGGTGGGCTATCACTTCGCGCGCTCGCTCGAGCCCGCGCGTGCCATCAAGCCGTTGTTGTTCGCGTCGCAGCATCTTCTGGCCAACAGCGGTATGCTCGAAGGATATCGAATCCTCATCGAGGCCGAGGCACTTCTCGAGAAGCATACCCATTATCCAAATCGAATCGCACTCCAAGTGCCCGCTTGGGGAAAGCTCATCGAAGTCGGGTACAACTGCAACACCCCGGCGTCGTTCCATTTCGCAGGAAAGCTTTTCGCGTATTGGGAGAGCACCCTGGACCTCGAGGCGGGGGGCGAGATCGTTCGCATGCAGATGCGCACCGAGCCGAAGAGGGTGCTCCGGGAAATTCTGGTTCATGCGAACATGAGCGCGGAAGAAGCTTTCCTCAAGCGATCCGAGTATCGAATTTTGCAATGCCTGGCGCTGGCGGTCATGGGGCGCAAGGCGGAGTTTCAAAAAGCGCTGGACCTCGCCGGCTCGGAGAATGGCAAAGATTCACCGCTTCGGGCCGGAGCCTTCATCACCAAGGGAGGGCTGACCGTCCACACCGGGCATTTCGTCGGCATCGTCGAAGAAATGTTGGAGTACTTGACCGTGCTTCGTGCGTTTCGCGCGGAGAAGGCGGTGGCGCCGGAACGGCTTTTGTGGGCCCTGGGGATTGGTAGCTATTTCTTGAATCTCAACTTGGGCCTCATGGGGCGAGCGCTCGACCCGCGCTCGACCTCGGACGGGATGGAGATTGCGACCGATTTCGGTATTCCGGAGATTCGCATTTATCATCTGTTTTCGCTGGTGGTGCGCGCATCGTTCATCGGGGATGCGTCCCAATTCGAGCCGTACCATGCCGAGATGAACGACTGGATGCGGCGGGTGGGCAGTCCCCCGCTCCCCGAACGCAACCTGGCCATCTACACGCCGGTTTACTATTTGGAGCGGCGTGAGACCGAGCTGGCCGCCGCCATCGTGCAACGTGGCGCGCAAATCAGCGAAAACGTAATGCCCGGCGACGAGTGGCTCAAACTCTACGTCGCTGTGTACCGCGGTTGTCTCTTGGTGCTCCGCAAAGAGTACGATGCCGCCCGCGAGGCGCTCTCCAAGGCCATTACGGCGGCGCACGCGCGCGATTTTCGGATGGAGACGCTCGCATGGATCTACATGTCCCGATTGGAGCGGATGCAGGACCATTCCGACGCCGCCCGAGAGGCCGCGGAACGTGCGCTCGCACGGGCGACCGGCCCGGAGCGCGCGAATCCCTTCGATGAGATTCTGGCTCGGCGTGCACTCGCCGCCGTCCTTCCCGGCGCGGCCGGCGATCGCGAGCTCGAGGCGGCGCGCGATCTGGCCGATGCATCGGACAACGTCCTCCAGCACGGCATTGCCTTGTTGAGTCTTGCAGAGCGCCGAGCGTCGGGCCACCGCGCGGGCGCCTGCGCGCTTCTCGCCTTGGCCCAGAAGCACTTCACGGCGGCAGGGGCGACTGTCTGGCTCGGGAAAGCATCTCGCCTTCGCGACTCGTGGCGTTAG
- a CDS encoding cysteine synthase family protein: MPYEHGGSHAFPNLPGLLDSVGNTPVVRLDNLTMCGEGRLVAKLESANPGGSVKDRAAWHIIRDAEERGLIRRGATIIESSSGNFGIALAMIGASRGYRVIAIVDPKISAVNRSLFAAFGAEVIVVDEKDDSGSYHKTRIAYANRLHREIPGSFRPDQCFNPLNGEAHYQSTARELLAAMGSRLSAVVCTVSTGGQLGGISRYLRRFAPHVKVVGVDVRGSTVFGGEAHGYLTPGVGLSWTPDNLDDLSAVDEVYLLSDEDVFVSCRTLVRAEGVLAGVSTGAALLVACRLAMKASAREHIAFLATDRGERYLQTAFDERWLLEHGMSTDTSLDGLRRRAASLTPFSTNPKVDCANYRRELAEQLDSPTARRTLRRAG, encoded by the coding sequence ATGCCCTACGAGCACGGCGGATCCCATGCGTTTCCAAACCTCCCGGGTCTCTTGGACTCCGTCGGCAATACGCCCGTCGTCCGGCTCGACAACCTCACGATGTGTGGAGAAGGGCGACTGGTCGCAAAACTCGAATCGGCGAATCCCGGTGGCAGCGTCAAGGACCGGGCGGCGTGGCACATCATCCGCGATGCCGAAGAACGCGGGCTGATTCGACGTGGGGCGACGATCATCGAGTCGTCGTCCGGAAACTTCGGCATTGCCTTGGCCATGATTGGTGCCTCGCGGGGCTACCGGGTGATCGCCATCGTCGATCCCAAGATCAGCGCCGTGAACCGCAGCCTGTTCGCGGCCTTCGGGGCCGAGGTCATCGTGGTCGACGAAAAAGACGATAGCGGCTCGTACCACAAGACCCGCATCGCCTACGCGAACCGACTGCACCGCGAGATCCCCGGCTCGTTCCGCCCCGACCAATGTTTCAATCCGCTCAATGGCGAAGCGCACTATCAGTCGACCGCCCGGGAGTTGCTGGCAGCCATGGGTTCGCGCCTCTCCGCCGTCGTGTGCACGGTCAGCACCGGCGGGCAGCTCGGCGGCATTTCCAGGTACCTGCGGCGCTTCGCCCCCCACGTGAAGGTGGTGGGTGTCGACGTGCGAGGCTCCACCGTGTTCGGTGGCGAGGCTCATGGCTACCTCACGCCTGGTGTCGGACTGAGCTGGACGCCCGACAACCTCGACGACCTTTCCGCCGTCGACGAAGTCTATCTGCTCTCCGACGAAGACGTCTTCGTGTCGTGCCGCACCTTGGTGCGTGCCGAAGGGGTGCTGGCGGGTGTCTCCACGGGCGCCGCACTCTTGGTCGCCTGCCGTCTGGCGATGAAGGCGAGCGCGCGAGAACACATTGCCTTCCTTGCTACCGACCGTGGGGAGCGCTACCTGCAAACGGCGTTCGACGAGCGATGGCTCCTCGAACACGGGATGAGCACCGACACCTCGCTCGATGGGCTGCGTCGCCGCGCGGCCTCGCTCACGCCTTTCTCGACGAACCCCAAGGTGGATTGCGCAAATTACCGCCGTGAGCTGGCCGAGCAGCTCGATTCGCCGACGGCGCGGCGAACCTTGCGAAGGGCGGGATGA
- a CDS encoding MFS transporter, whose amino-acid sequence MFGVLRHRDFRLAWMGYTASAAATGMLPTFLTLHVLHTQGALTAVGLVLGSTTAGFLVGALFGGLLVDRIPRRWALVASSALRGCALLAVVPAFDSALWLACACAALAGTGEGVYRSAYQATVAHVVPEPERQQANAATALSMRICLTGVPTAAVLLYGRCGGRASFRLAAALWLLSAGAAILLRPARTDATKNAITPPRRSLFADYKEGFAEALRHRWFLTGLGALVVWLACGEAASKLMLPKVSQEHFGGDLMMGIAPGVYSAGAVAGALLLARWTPRHPGTLAFAGLSLFGLVPLSLWVGDRAWLIVAAYALGGMGIELFNIPWFTALQREVPAEKLGRISALDFLVSYGLAPVGLAGLPYLFLWLGEKPVLVGCGLAVMLAAGLSLLVPGTARLSDPERDANATSREGEMLSRARQSPLPP is encoded by the coding sequence GTGTTCGGGGTCTTGCGCCATCGCGACTTTCGTCTCGCCTGGATGGGATACACGGCTTCGGCCGCGGCCACCGGGATGCTGCCCACCTTCTTGACCCTGCACGTGCTCCACACGCAGGGCGCGCTGACCGCCGTGGGGTTGGTGCTGGGCTCCACCACGGCGGGTTTTCTCGTGGGAGCTCTGTTCGGTGGGCTCCTGGTCGATCGCATTCCGCGACGCTGGGCGCTGGTGGCGTCCAGCGCCCTCCGAGGCTGTGCGCTTCTCGCGGTGGTTCCCGCGTTCGATTCGGCACTATGGCTCGCCTGCGCGTGCGCCGCGCTCGCGGGAACGGGCGAAGGCGTCTACCGCAGCGCCTATCAAGCCACCGTCGCCCATGTCGTGCCGGAGCCCGAGCGCCAACAGGCCAACGCCGCGACGGCACTGAGCATGCGCATCTGCCTGACCGGTGTGCCCACCGCCGCCGTGCTGCTTTATGGCCGATGCGGAGGTCGCGCATCGTTTCGACTTGCCGCCGCGTTGTGGCTCCTTTCCGCCGGCGCGGCGATTCTGCTCCGACCTGCCCGGACCGACGCGACCAAGAACGCCATTACCCCGCCACGACGAAGTTTGTTTGCCGATTACAAAGAAGGATTTGCCGAGGCCCTGCGCCATCGGTGGTTTCTCACGGGCCTCGGTGCGCTGGTGGTGTGGCTTGCCTGCGGGGAGGCCGCGAGCAAGCTGATGTTGCCCAAAGTCAGCCAAGAACACTTTGGCGGCGATCTCATGATGGGTATCGCTCCCGGCGTCTATTCGGCGGGGGCCGTCGCCGGCGCGCTCCTTCTCGCGCGCTGGACACCGCGGCATCCAGGCACCTTGGCGTTCGCGGGATTGAGCCTCTTCGGGCTGGTGCCCCTCTCGCTGTGGGTCGGGGATCGCGCGTGGCTGATTGTCGCGGCCTATGCCCTTGGCGGAATGGGGATCGAATTGTTCAATATTCCCTGGTTTACCGCCTTGCAGCGCGAGGTACCGGCGGAAAAGCTCGGACGGATATCGGCGCTCGATTTCTTGGTCTCGTATGGCTTGGCGCCCGTGGGGCTGGCCGGGCTTCCCTACCTGTTTCTGTGGCTGGGTGAAAAACCGGTGTTGGTGGGGTGCGGCTTGGCCGTAATGCTCGCCGCAGGCCTTTCGCTCTTGGTTCCAGGAACGGCGCGGCTCTCCGATCCGGAACGTGATGCTAACGCCACGAGTCGCGAAGGCGAGATGCTTTCCCGAGCCAGACAGTCGCCCCTGCCGCCGTGA
- a CDS encoding protein kinase, whose amino-acid sequence MAKGVLGRGELAPSTVFADRFMLDRVAGSGGMGVVYRARDRKRDGATVALKVLHLFDGHRYFQERFAREAYMLSELRHPGIVAYIDHGITPQGQPFLVMEWLDGEDLGDYLHHHSLTLGETVKLFCGVADALSAAHRRGFVHRDLKPENIFLRDGSTDSPTLLDFGAARLVASDLTAAGIAVGTPLYMAPEQARGARDVGPSVDVFALGCVMYKCLTGRTPVANGHPTVVLASILLNDFPPLRTLRPATPEKVELLLERMLAKEPSRRPKDAHALLEELLALGSLLDEPAPRRSRSGSQPMPLVDELQLVSVIFVVEERSADAPGLPDESDESGVPSQRSQRRALGDTVHTLFGARVEVLRDGSMVATLAQTEHMTATDQAVQAARCALFLREQLGAPPPSRRILITTGRSKVVGKYVPSVEMFDCASTLLNRSSGPLQIDLDDSLIDIRLDEITALLLDARFEMRQTDSGTFVLDSELTTDEARPLLGKPTPCVGRDRELTQLQLLLDECCEDSVARVAVVIAPPGIGKSRLRQEFVRYARRNQATGVWFGRTDPTRAGTPYGLLADTLWRLIEMREGEELPVQQTKLRARAWRHVPAHEAEFVTEFLAELCRVPFPSDKSPTLRLARSDPRTMVAQVTAAFVSFLKAECDVHPVLIVLEDLHWGDGLTMRVIDAALRDCRDKPVMVLALARPEVDDRYPKFWNERKRQDLYLDGLSKRASVELITRVLGPDVSQQLVTRIAEQAAGNALFLEELIRFVAERGSDEMPDTVLAMLQARLQRLTPELRRVLRAASVYGTTFWRGGVLALLGTDRVSASNIDEWLDELLQRELITQSNTSRLLGDTEYAFRHALVREAAHSLLTNEDREAGHRSAAAFLESMGEREPHVLAEHYALANEMGQAAGLYALAAGKALDYVNLREAIQLAQRGIACGPQGALLGILLGTQARALMWECDYVKAYECVHEALTLLRRGSAPWCHAVGTMIAAVGAPLNRYEEMLFWGNTLRAMDPEPGTAGLYVESLRLVTAMLTFLGRRAQVQTYLARIDDVTGTTDNVLVRGLREYSHAHVAWFLSRDPWAASLAAARAEDLLEMANSRRSVTFARIYRGASLAHLGSVDTREPQFRAALEDALQDGDRWTSGVATTMLAMTLVDKETPEAIHEAEPMVRSFVADHHAGDQDLKGFANAILAQILLDRGEVESAERHILKALGMLTYLVVAHPYADAARVKILLRAEKVAEACAYADGALARLEQRGGGGFHEVRLRFAAFEAYDKAGDPAAAQLLEKTIQQIAIRAAAIDDRDARTRFLTRNAINRRVLEVARKRFSRGNFDSLSGYI is encoded by the coding sequence ATGGCCAAGGGGGTCCTAGGGCGTGGGGAGCTCGCGCCCAGTACGGTTTTCGCCGACCGATTCATGCTGGACCGTGTTGCCGGCAGCGGGGGAATGGGCGTGGTCTACCGTGCGCGTGACCGCAAGCGCGATGGCGCCACGGTCGCGCTCAAAGTGCTGCATCTGTTCGATGGGCATCGCTATTTTCAAGAACGATTCGCGCGTGAAGCGTACATGCTCTCGGAGCTTCGCCATCCCGGCATCGTCGCGTACATCGACCATGGGATCACACCGCAGGGGCAGCCTTTCCTCGTCATGGAATGGCTCGACGGCGAGGACCTCGGCGATTACCTCCATCACCACAGCCTGACGCTGGGGGAAACGGTCAAGCTGTTCTGCGGGGTGGCCGACGCGCTCTCGGCCGCGCACCGTCGCGGATTCGTTCATCGGGACCTCAAGCCGGAAAACATCTTTCTCCGGGACGGAAGCACGGATTCGCCGACCTTGCTCGACTTCGGGGCGGCGCGGCTGGTGGCGTCCGACCTGACGGCCGCAGGCATCGCCGTCGGAACACCTCTTTATATGGCGCCGGAGCAAGCGCGCGGCGCACGCGACGTCGGCCCCAGTGTCGATGTGTTCGCGCTCGGATGCGTGATGTACAAGTGCCTGACGGGACGCACCCCCGTGGCGAATGGGCACCCCACGGTCGTCCTCGCCAGCATTCTCCTCAATGATTTTCCGCCCCTGCGGACGCTCCGTCCGGCCACGCCGGAAAAGGTGGAGCTCTTGCTCGAGCGCATGCTCGCCAAGGAGCCGTCGCGGCGGCCAAAGGACGCGCACGCGCTGCTCGAGGAGTTGCTCGCGCTGGGGTCTCTGTTGGACGAGCCGGCGCCACGAAGGTCGCGGTCGGGATCGCAGCCGATGCCGCTCGTCGATGAATTGCAGTTGGTGAGCGTCATCTTCGTGGTCGAAGAGCGGTCGGCCGATGCCCCTGGGCTGCCCGACGAATCCGACGAGTCCGGCGTGCCCAGCCAGCGCTCGCAGCGACGGGCCCTCGGCGATACCGTCCACACGCTCTTCGGTGCGCGGGTGGAGGTTCTGCGCGACGGCTCCATGGTCGCGACCCTCGCCCAAACCGAGCACATGACCGCCACCGATCAAGCGGTCCAAGCCGCGCGCTGCGCGCTCTTTCTCCGCGAGCAGCTCGGTGCCCCCCCTCCCAGCCGGCGCATTCTCATCACGACCGGCCGAAGCAAGGTCGTGGGCAAATACGTGCCCAGCGTGGAGATGTTCGATTGCGCCAGCACGCTGCTCAATCGGTCGAGTGGCCCTCTGCAAATCGACTTGGACGATAGCCTCATCGATATCCGGCTCGACGAGATCACCGCGCTTCTTCTCGATGCGCGATTCGAAATGAGGCAAACGGATTCCGGGACCTTCGTCTTGGACTCGGAACTCACCACCGACGAGGCGCGCCCGCTCCTCGGCAAACCGACTCCGTGCGTGGGCCGCGATCGGGAGCTCACCCAGCTCCAATTGCTTCTCGACGAATGCTGCGAAGATTCGGTGGCGCGCGTCGCCGTGGTCATCGCGCCGCCGGGAATCGGCAAGTCGCGCCTGCGTCAGGAGTTCGTGCGCTATGCGCGGCGCAACCAAGCCACCGGCGTCTGGTTCGGGCGGACCGATCCAACGCGGGCGGGAACACCGTACGGTCTGCTCGCCGACACCCTTTGGCGCCTCATCGAGATGCGCGAGGGCGAAGAGCTGCCGGTGCAGCAAACCAAGCTCCGCGCGCGGGCTTGGCGCCACGTGCCCGCCCACGAAGCGGAGTTCGTGACCGAGTTCCTGGCCGAGCTTTGCAGGGTCCCCTTCCCTTCGGACAAAAGCCCGACCCTCCGGCTCGCGCGCTCCGATCCGCGCACCATGGTTGCGCAGGTCACCGCCGCGTTCGTCTCTTTTCTGAAGGCCGAGTGCGATGTCCATCCCGTGCTGATCGTCCTCGAAGATCTGCATTGGGGCGACGGCCTCACCATGCGCGTCATCGACGCGGCCTTACGCGATTGCCGGGACAAGCCGGTCATGGTTCTCGCGCTGGCCAGGCCGGAGGTGGACGACCGCTATCCGAAATTCTGGAACGAGCGCAAACGGCAGGATCTCTACCTCGACGGATTGAGCAAGCGCGCAAGTGTGGAGCTCATCACGCGGGTCCTCGGGCCGGACGTTTCCCAACAGCTCGTTACGCGCATTGCCGAACAGGCGGCGGGCAATGCCCTCTTCTTGGAGGAGTTGATTCGCTTCGTCGCGGAGAGGGGATCCGACGAGATGCCCGACACCGTGCTGGCCATGCTCCAGGCTCGGTTGCAGCGCCTGACCCCCGAATTGCGGAGGGTCCTCCGGGCGGCCAGCGTGTACGGCACCACGTTTTGGCGGGGTGGTGTCCTTGCGTTGCTCGGCACCGATCGGGTCTCCGCGTCCAACATCGATGAATGGCTGGACGAGTTGCTCCAGCGCGAGCTCATCACGCAGAGCAACACGAGCCGCCTGCTCGGCGATACCGAATATGCCTTCCGCCACGCCCTGGTGCGTGAGGCCGCGCACAGCCTGCTGACCAACGAAGACCGCGAGGCGGGGCATCGCAGTGCGGCCGCGTTTCTCGAATCGATGGGCGAACGAGAGCCCCACGTGCTGGCCGAGCATTACGCGCTCGCCAATGAAATGGGCCAAGCGGCGGGTCTTTACGCCCTCGCGGCGGGCAAGGCCCTCGACTACGTGAACCTCCGGGAGGCCATCCAGCTCGCGCAGCGCGGAATCGCGTGTGGTCCGCAGGGCGCGCTTTTGGGCATTCTCCTCGGCACCCAGGCGCGCGCGCTCATGTGGGAGTGCGACTACGTGAAGGCCTACGAGTGCGTCCACGAAGCGCTCACTTTGTTGCGCCGCGGCAGCGCCCCCTGGTGCCACGCCGTGGGAACGATGATCGCAGCGGTGGGGGCCCCGCTCAATCGATACGAGGAGATGCTCTTCTGGGGTAACACCCTGCGTGCCATGGATCCCGAGCCCGGCACGGCCGGTCTTTACGTGGAGTCGCTGCGCCTCGTGACGGCCATGCTGACATTTCTCGGGCGGCGGGCGCAGGTCCAAACCTACTTGGCCCGGATCGACGACGTAACCGGCACGACCGACAACGTCTTGGTCCGAGGTCTGCGCGAGTATTCGCACGCCCACGTGGCCTGGTTCCTTTCCCGCGATCCCTGGGCGGCATCGCTCGCCGCCGCCCGCGCGGAGGACCTGCTCGAAATGGCGAACTCCCGGCGCAGCGTCACCTTCGCGCGAATCTACCGAGGAGCCTCGCTCGCGCACTTGGGAAGCGTCGACACCCGAGAACCACAATTCCGAGCCGCCCTCGAGGATGCTCTGCAAGACGGCGATCGATGGACGAGCGGCGTGGCCACGACGATGTTGGCCATGACCCTGGTCGACAAAGAGACCCCCGAAGCCATCCACGAAGCCGAGCCCATGGTTCGAAGCTTCGTGGCCGATCATCACGCCGGCGATCAGGACCTCAAGGGATTCGCCAACGCCATCCTCGCGCAAATTCTGCTCGACCGCGGTGAGGTCGAGTCGGCGGAGCGGCACATTTTGAAGGCACTTGGCATGCTGACGTACCTCGTCGTGGCCCACCCTTACGCCGATGCTGCGCGGGTGAAGATCTTGCTGCGCGCCGAAAAGGTCGCCGAAGCCTGCGCGTACGCCGATGGGGCATTGGCGCGTCTGGAGCAGCGCGGCGGCGGTGGCTTTCACGAGGTGCGCCTTCGGTTCGCCGCATTCGAGGCCTACGACAAGGCCGGCGACCCTGCCGCCGCCCAGCTCCTCGAGAAAACGATCCAGCAGATTGCCATCCGCGCCGCAGCCATCGACGATCGCGACGCGCGAACGCGGTTTCTCACGAGAAACGCCATCAACCGACGCGTACTCGAGGTCGCGAGAAAGCGCTTCTCGAGGGGCAACTTCGATTCGTTGTCGGGCTATATTTGA